A DNA window from Macadamia integrifolia cultivar HAES 741 chromosome 4, SCU_Mint_v3, whole genome shotgun sequence contains the following coding sequences:
- the LOC122075930 gene encoding eukaryotic translation initiation factor 3 subunit J-like, translating into MEDWEDESVPAILKKEQPRNMWDDEDADENDVKDSWEDEEEPTPAPAPPAENVSKIPGTKASDKKGKAAEVSKQAPASVPLDPVAEKLRQQRLVEEADYKSTIELFSKKEDGKTLDNFMPKTESDFMEYAELVSQKIRPYEKSFHYIGLLKAVIRLSLTSLKAASAKEVASSVTAIANEKLKAEKEANVGKKKTGAKKKQLHVDKPDDDVVVNAYDALDDYDFI; encoded by the exons ATGGAAGACTGGG AGGATGAATCAGTACCTGCAATTCTTAAGAAGGAGCAACCTAGGAATATGTGGGATGATGAAGATGCAGATGAGAATGATGTGAAGGATTCGTGGGAGGATGAAGAGGAGCCTACTCCG GCACCTGCACCTCCTGCAGAAAATGTGTCCAAAATACCTGGGACAAAAGCTAGTGACAAGAAAGGAAAGGCTGCTGAAGTATCAAAACAAGCACCTGCTTCAGTGCCCCTAGACCCAGTGGCAGAGAAGCTTCGCCAACAAAG ACTTGTGGAAGAAGCTGATTATAAGTCCACCATAGAACTTTTTTCTAAGAAAGAAGACGGAAAGACACTTGATAATTTCATGCCCAAAACTGAAAGCGACTTCATGGAGTATGCAGAGCTTGTTTCTCAAAAAATCAGGCCATACGAG AAAAGCTTCCATTACATCGGCCTACTCAAGGCAGTGATTAGGCTGTCATTGACTTCTCTTAAAGCAGCAAGTGCAAAAGAAGTTGCTTCATCGGTAACAGCAATTGCAAATGAAAAGCTCAAGGCGGAGAAAGAAGCCAATGTGGGTAAAAAGAAAACAG GTGCAAAGAAGAAGCAGCTTCATGTAGATAAGCCAGATGATGATGTGGTTGTTAATGCTTATGATGCTCTGGATGACTATGACTTCATCTAA